A single region of the Plantactinospora soyae genome encodes:
- a CDS encoding ArsR/SmtB family transcription factor, with protein sequence MEKQIRQVTDSRVLAAMSHPLRRRLMDVLKVYGASTASMLAERTDQAVANVSHHLKVLAASELVQEAPELARDRRERWWRLVAPGVRWSAADFAADPAAQAVQQAAVSLNLDRHAGLVRDWHAAGDDAHEAWGEGPFSTDRWLRLTPEELAALSEELNGVLARWADREVPDDGRQRDPVFLFAYGIPARP encoded by the coding sequence ATGGAGAAGCAGATCCGCCAGGTCACCGACTCGCGGGTGCTCGCCGCGATGTCCCATCCGCTCCGGCGCCGGCTGATGGACGTGCTCAAGGTGTACGGGGCGTCGACCGCCAGCATGTTGGCCGAGCGCACCGACCAGGCCGTGGCCAACGTCAGCCACCACCTGAAGGTGCTCGCCGCCTCCGAACTCGTCCAGGAGGCGCCCGAACTGGCCCGGGACCGCCGCGAACGCTGGTGGCGCCTGGTCGCCCCCGGCGTGCGGTGGTCCGCCGCCGACTTCGCCGCCGACCCGGCGGCGCAGGCCGTGCAGCAGGCCGCCGTCTCGCTCAACCTCGACCGGCACGCCGGCCTCGTCCGGGACTGGCACGCGGCCGGCGACGACGCGCACGAGGCATGGGGAGAGGGCCCCTTCTCCACCGACCGGTGGCTGCGGCTCACTCCGGAAGAACTCGCCGCGCTGAGCGAGGAGCTGAACGGCGTACTGGCCCGGTGGGCCGACCGCGAGGTGCCGGACGACGGCCGTCAGCGCGACCCGGTGTTCCTCTTCGCCTACGGCATCCCGGCCCGGCCGTGA
- a CDS encoding alpha/beta fold hydrolase: MTSVRHLRRPEGRIAYDVQGSGPLVICVPGMAELRQTYRLLVPRLLDAGFRVATMDIRGHGDSDATFTAYDDVALASDLLALIDELDEPAFVVGNSMGAGAGVIAAAEAPAKVRGLALLGPFVRDPEGGAMQKLLIRALFLRPWGPAALLGYYPKWLPGSKPEGYEEHRRRVRDNLRRPGHWHAFVRTSRTSHEPARRRLADVSVPAVVVMGAADVDWADPRAEAEWIGGQLRAEVVVVPDVGHFPQAQAPDVVADAVTRLVERVTRA; encoded by the coding sequence ATGACCAGTGTGCGGCACCTCCGGCGTCCCGAGGGACGGATCGCGTACGACGTGCAGGGCAGCGGCCCGCTGGTGATCTGCGTACCCGGGATGGCCGAGTTGCGGCAGACGTACCGGCTGTTGGTGCCGAGGTTGCTCGACGCGGGCTTCCGGGTGGCCACCATGGACATCCGGGGACACGGCGACAGTGACGCCACCTTCACGGCGTACGACGATGTCGCGCTCGCCAGCGACCTCCTCGCGCTCATCGACGAACTCGACGAGCCCGCGTTCGTGGTCGGCAACTCGATGGGCGCCGGCGCTGGCGTGATCGCCGCCGCCGAGGCACCCGCGAAGGTGCGCGGCCTGGCCCTGCTCGGCCCGTTCGTGCGCGACCCGGAGGGCGGCGCGATGCAGAAGCTGCTGATCCGGGCCCTCTTCCTCCGCCCCTGGGGTCCGGCGGCCCTGCTCGGCTACTACCCGAAGTGGCTGCCGGGCAGCAAACCCGAGGGGTACGAGGAGCACCGGCGGCGGGTACGCGACAACCTGCGTCGCCCCGGGCACTGGCACGCCTTCGTCCGGACGAGCCGTACCTCGCACGAGCCGGCCCGGCGCCGACTGGCCGACGTGTCCGTGCCGGCCGTGGTGGTGATGGGCGCCGCCGACGTGGACTGGGCGGATCCCAGGGCCGAGGCCGAGTGGATCGGCGGACAGTTGCGGGCCGAGGTGGTCGTGGTCCCGGACGTGGGCCACTTTCCCCAGGCCCAGGCGCCGGACGTGGTCGCCGACGCCGTGACCCGCCTCGTCGAGCGGGTCACCAGGGCCTGA
- a CDS encoding MFS transporter, with protein MSGPAPVAAELTRAGPPRRPGGLLRRRDFRLFWTGQAASSFGSSVTSVALPLVAITVLHASTFQVALLTAAAWLPWLVVGLPAGAWVDRLPARPVMLVCDLVAALLFLSVPVAAWLGTLSVGHLLAVALGGGVVSVFFKTAYQVWLPVLLARSELPEGNAKLQGTEAVAQVAGPGAAGLLASAFGPVLALLLDVVSFLGSAACLLAVRVREPRRVVDRAAGGLRREIAEGIRFVARDPYLRVMTVFGAVSNLGLTGYQAILVVFLVREIGVSPGTVGGLVAAMSLGGVLGAALATPLSQRLGSARAMLVSNVGSAPFGLLIPLAGPGVRLTYVVVAGVVIGAGAVVGNVLKGSFRQAYVPHGLLGRAIVSMQVVNYGTIPLGALLGGTLGTVLGLRPAMWLITGGLGLAGLILLIGPLRHHRELPDRPAPDRT; from the coding sequence GTGAGCGGCCCCGCGCCGGTGGCTGCTGAGCTGACCCGGGCCGGCCCGCCGCGCCGACCCGGCGGGCTGCTCCGGCGGCGGGACTTCCGACTGTTCTGGACCGGCCAGGCCGCCAGCAGCTTCGGCAGCAGCGTGACCAGCGTGGCGCTGCCGCTGGTGGCGATCACGGTGCTGCACGCCAGCACGTTCCAGGTCGCGCTGCTGACCGCGGCGGCCTGGCTGCCGTGGCTGGTCGTTGGGCTGCCCGCGGGGGCCTGGGTCGACCGGCTGCCGGCCCGGCCGGTGATGCTGGTCTGCGACCTGGTCGCGGCGCTGCTGTTCCTCAGCGTGCCGGTCGCCGCCTGGCTCGGCACGCTGAGCGTCGGCCACCTGCTGGCCGTGGCGCTCGGCGGCGGCGTGGTCAGCGTCTTCTTCAAGACCGCCTACCAGGTCTGGCTGCCCGTCCTGCTGGCCCGGTCCGAGCTGCCGGAGGGCAACGCGAAGCTACAGGGGACCGAGGCGGTCGCCCAGGTCGCCGGCCCCGGCGCCGCCGGGCTGCTGGCCTCGGCGTTCGGCCCGGTGCTCGCCCTGCTGCTGGACGTGGTGAGCTTTCTGGGCTCGGCGGCCTGTCTGCTGGCGGTCCGGGTCCGTGAGCCGCGCCGGGTCGTCGACCGGGCCGCCGGTGGACTGCGTCGGGAGATCGCCGAGGGCATCCGGTTCGTGGCCCGCGATCCCTACCTGCGGGTGATGACCGTGTTCGGCGCGGTCAGCAACCTCGGCCTGACCGGATACCAGGCGATCCTGGTGGTCTTCCTGGTCCGCGAGATCGGGGTCAGTCCGGGTACGGTCGGTGGCCTGGTCGCCGCCATGAGCCTCGGCGGGGTCCTCGGTGCGGCCCTCGCCACACCGTTGAGCCAGCGCCTCGGCAGCGCCCGCGCGATGCTCGTGAGCAACGTCGGCAGCGCGCCGTTCGGACTGCTGATCCCACTGGCCGGACCCGGCGTACGACTGACGTACGTGGTGGTCGCCGGAGTGGTGATCGGCGCGGGTGCCGTCGTGGGCAACGTGCTCAAGGGCAGTTTCCGGCAGGCGTACGTGCCGCACGGGCTGCTCGGTCGGGCCATCGTGAGCATGCAGGTCGTCAACTACGGCACCATCCCGCTGGGTGCCCTGCTGGGCGGCACCCTCGGTACCGTACTGGGCCTTCGTCCGGCGATGTGGTTGATCACCGGTGGCCTGGGGCTGGCCGGGCTGATCCTGCTGATCGGTCCGCTCCGCCACCACCGGGAACTGCCCGACCGCCCGGCCCCGGACCGAACCTGA
- a CDS encoding HNH endonuclease yields MDVLVINADLGPLHRVSVRHAVRMLVRRVAEIHEAEPDRLIGVYPMPKVVRLVRYVVTRWRFTSGPAWSRSGVLVRDGRRCGYCGGHATTVDHILPRSRGGRNTWSNTIASCDGCNQRKADRTPAEAGMALRSAASVPSWAALTRR; encoded by the coding sequence GTGGACGTCCTGGTCATCAACGCCGATCTCGGCCCGCTCCACCGGGTCAGTGTCCGGCACGCCGTACGGATGCTCGTCCGGCGGGTCGCCGAAATCCACGAGGCCGAACCGGACCGGCTGATCGGGGTCTACCCGATGCCGAAGGTGGTCCGCCTGGTCCGGTACGTCGTCACCCGCTGGCGCTTCACGTCCGGGCCGGCCTGGTCCCGCTCGGGGGTACTCGTCCGGGACGGCCGTCGCTGCGGCTACTGCGGCGGACACGCCACCACCGTCGACCACATCCTGCCCCGCTCGCGCGGCGGCCGGAACACCTGGAGCAACACCATCGCATCCTGTGACGGATGCAATCAGCGCAAGGCAGACCGCACCCCCGCCGAGGCGGGCATGGCACTGCGGTCGGCGGCGTCGGTCCCCTCCTGGGCCGCGCTGACCCGGCGCTGA
- a CDS encoding SCO4848 family membrane protein, which produces MVLTRAWSGFLILVGVWTWVIWPRFGVAIWNDARAWSSGEIGQGSPTSFLWVHALLIGASLVIGTTVGVLGIRAWRAAPAARR; this is translated from the coding sequence ATGGTGCTGACGCGAGCCTGGTCCGGATTCCTGATCCTGGTGGGGGTCTGGACCTGGGTCATCTGGCCCCGATTCGGGGTCGCGATCTGGAACGACGCCCGCGCCTGGTCGAGCGGCGAGATCGGACAGGGCAGCCCGACCAGCTTTCTGTGGGTACACGCCCTGCTTATCGGGGCGTCTCTGGTGATCGGTACGACGGTCGGCGTACTCGGGATCCGGGCCTGGCGGGCCGCGCCGGCCGCCCGCCGCTGA
- a CDS encoding DedA family protein, which translates to MADWLVQVGELPSVVFLAVLGGVMMLDAIPLLGVLVPGDIAVLAAVGVGRPASVSAFLAVIGGCLGGWSLTFFAGRRFGARLRRSRTGAWIGEARWAAAERMLGSGGGRMVMVAPFLPVLNALLPLAAGGLRMSYRRFVGFAAVGAVLWAGLYMVLGIVARSVGGLLPGESFALLGTVAFGMLFGGLVLLGVRRRLAATVDAEAVPS; encoded by the coding sequence GTGGCTGACTGGCTGGTTCAGGTGGGGGAGCTTCCGTCGGTGGTCTTCCTGGCGGTGCTCGGTGGGGTCATGATGCTCGACGCGATTCCGCTGCTGGGCGTTCTGGTGCCCGGCGACATCGCGGTGCTCGCCGCGGTGGGGGTCGGACGGCCGGCGAGTGTGAGCGCGTTTCTCGCGGTGATCGGCGGCTGCCTCGGCGGATGGTCGCTCACCTTCTTCGCCGGTCGGCGGTTCGGTGCGCGACTGCGCCGCAGCCGGACGGGGGCGTGGATCGGGGAGGCGCGCTGGGCCGCCGCGGAACGCATGCTCGGCAGCGGTGGGGGCCGGATGGTCATGGTGGCGCCCTTCCTGCCGGTGCTGAACGCGCTGCTGCCGCTCGCCGCGGGCGGGCTGCGGATGTCGTACCGCCGGTTCGTGGGATTCGCGGCGGTCGGCGCGGTGCTCTGGGCCGGGCTCTACATGGTCCTCGGCATCGTGGCCCGGTCGGTCGGCGGGCTGCTGCCCGGAGAGTCGTTCGCCCTGCTGGGCACGGTGGCGTTCGGAATGCTCTTCGGGGGGCTCGTCCTGCTGGGCGTCCGTCGTCGACTCGCCGCGACCGTCGACGCCGAAGCGGTGCCGAGCTAG
- a CDS encoding maleylpyruvate isomerase family mycothiol-dependent enzyme has product MTLDPLALLPEVDRATERLFRTVAGLDDASVGEPSLLPGWTRGHVLTHLARNADSYVNLLTSARTGEDVPQYPSPAARNDGIAAGAGRTLADQLADLRASAERLADAARELPAEAWAAQVRSNLGPRAAATLVWGRLREVEVHHVDLAAGYRTADWPDAFSQRLLHEVVHDLARRDTPLALVLRPTETGQPLLLGPAGRPDGDPERGATDRRSSGVADPDPRTVAGPAHALAGWLTGRGAGENLVVTPAGPLPAAPAWI; this is encoded by the coding sequence GTGACCCTCGACCCACTCGCACTCCTGCCCGAGGTGGACCGGGCGACGGAACGACTGTTCCGGACCGTCGCCGGGCTGGACGACGCCTCGGTCGGCGAACCGTCCCTGCTCCCCGGCTGGACCCGTGGACACGTGCTGACCCATCTCGCCCGGAACGCCGACAGCTACGTCAACCTGCTGACGTCGGCGCGTACCGGCGAGGACGTCCCGCAGTACCCCAGCCCGGCGGCCCGGAACGACGGCATCGCGGCCGGAGCCGGCCGAACCCTCGCCGACCAGCTCGCCGACCTGCGGGCCAGTGCGGAGCGGCTCGCGGACGCGGCCCGGGAACTGCCGGCGGAGGCCTGGGCCGCGCAGGTCCGGTCGAACCTGGGGCCACGGGCGGCGGCGACCCTGGTCTGGGGCCGGCTGCGCGAGGTGGAGGTGCACCATGTCGACCTGGCCGCCGGCTACCGCACCGCCGACTGGCCGGACGCGTTCAGCCAGCGCCTGCTGCACGAGGTGGTGCACGACCTCGCCCGCCGGGACACGCCGCTCGCCCTGGTACTGCGCCCGACCGAGACCGGACAGCCGCTGCTCCTCGGCCCGGCCGGGCGACCCGACGGCGATCCGGAGCGCGGCGCCACCGACCGGAGGTCATCCGGCGTCGCCGACCCGGACCCGCGTACCGTCGCCGGCCCGGCACACGCGCTGGCCGGCTGGCTGACCGGCCGCGGTGCCGGCGAGAACCTCGTGGTCACGCCCGCCGGGCCGCTGCCGGCCGCGCCGGCCTGGATCTGA
- a CDS encoding NAD-dependent epimerase/dehydratase family protein, whose protein sequence is MEKLAVVVGATGQIGRAAVRALVADGWRVRAAARGLRAGAPWPLDWDVELVPLDREDDTELATALGDGCDVLVDTVAYGARHARQLLGLADRIGSAVVVSSAAVYLDDAGRGFGAEGFRFPVPIAETQRTAEPFDPDDAAGNDPPPEETYAAEKAAMERQLLAAGAVLPTTVLRAGAVHGPHTVHPREWHFVKRALDNRPVRVLAYGGASRFHPVCTANLAELIRLSAAEPGARVLNAGDPEPPTVREIGAAIHDVLGHGAEEVLIDGPSPAPPVGETPWTTPNPVVLDMSLAERQLGYRPVTGYLDSLPETVRWLVDAAHGRDWRTVFPDLAENYRTDYFDYLAEDAWLRRRH, encoded by the coding sequence ATGGAGAAGCTCGCCGTGGTGGTCGGGGCCACCGGTCAGATCGGCCGGGCCGCCGTCCGGGCCCTGGTTGCCGACGGCTGGCGGGTCCGGGCCGCCGCCCGGGGCCTACGGGCCGGCGCGCCCTGGCCGCTGGACTGGGACGTCGAGCTGGTGCCGCTGGACCGCGAGGACGACACCGAGCTGGCCACCGCGCTCGGCGACGGCTGCGACGTACTGGTGGACACGGTCGCGTACGGCGCCCGGCACGCCCGGCAACTGCTCGGACTCGCCGACCGGATCGGCTCCGCCGTCGTCGTCTCCAGCGCGGCGGTCTACCTCGACGACGCCGGGCGGGGCTTCGGTGCCGAGGGCTTCCGGTTCCCCGTACCGATCGCCGAGACCCAGCGGACCGCCGAGCCGTTCGACCCCGACGACGCTGCGGGGAACGACCCGCCGCCCGAGGAGACGTACGCGGCCGAGAAGGCGGCCATGGAGCGTCAACTGCTCGCCGCCGGAGCGGTGCTCCCCACCACTGTCCTCCGAGCCGGCGCCGTGCACGGGCCGCACACGGTGCACCCCCGTGAGTGGCACTTCGTCAAGCGCGCCCTGGACAACCGGCCGGTCCGGGTCCTGGCGTACGGCGGTGCCAGCCGGTTCCATCCGGTCTGCACGGCTAACCTGGCCGAGTTGATCCGGCTCTCCGCCGCCGAGCCGGGGGCCCGGGTGCTCAACGCCGGCGACCCGGAGCCGCCCACCGTACGGGAGATCGGCGCGGCCATCCACGACGTGCTGGGGCACGGCGCGGAGGAGGTGCTGATCGACGGGCCGTCTCCGGCACCGCCGGTCGGCGAGACGCCGTGGACCACGCCGAATCCGGTGGTGCTGGACATGAGCCTGGCGGAACGTCAGCTCGGCTACCGCCCGGTGACCGGCTATCTCGACTCGTTGCCGGAGACCGTGCGGTGGCTGGTGGACGCGGCGCACGGGCGGGACTGGCGAACCGTCTTTCCCGACCTGGCGGAGAACTACCGGACCGACTACTTCGACTACCTGGCCGAGGACGCCTGGCTGCGCCGACGCCACTGA
- a CDS encoding MBL fold metallo-hydrolase → MSEHYTGDVTTGGPPDVRTLTGLTISKLSVGPMENNAYLLRCPASGDQVLIDAANEAPRLLELVGDAGLSTVVTTHRHMDHWVALEEVVATTGARSLVHAADADGLPIASEPLADGDRIRVGERWLDVIHIVGHTPGSVALLYQDDTDGRHLFTGDSLFPGGVGNTEQDPVRFNSLIDDVEQKVFGRLPDDTWFYPGHGKDSTLGAERAALPEWRARGW, encoded by the coding sequence ATGAGCGAGCACTACACCGGAGACGTCACCACCGGCGGACCACCCGACGTACGGACGCTGACCGGCCTGACCATCAGCAAGCTCTCGGTCGGCCCGATGGAGAACAACGCCTATCTGCTCCGTTGCCCGGCCAGCGGTGACCAGGTACTGATCGACGCCGCCAACGAGGCACCCCGGCTGCTGGAACTGGTCGGCGACGCCGGCCTGTCGACGGTGGTCACCACGCACCGGCACATGGACCACTGGGTGGCCCTGGAAGAGGTGGTGGCGACCACGGGGGCCCGCTCGCTGGTCCACGCGGCGGACGCCGATGGACTGCCGATCGCGTCCGAGCCGCTCGCCGACGGTGACCGGATCCGGGTCGGCGAGCGGTGGCTCGACGTGATCCACATCGTCGGGCACACCCCCGGCTCGGTCGCGTTGCTCTACCAGGACGACACCGACGGCCGGCACCTCTTCACCGGGGACTCGTTGTTCCCGGGTGGGGTGGGGAACACCGAACAGGACCCGGTGCGGTTCAACTCGCTCATCGACGACGTGGAGCAGAAGGTCTTCGGCCGGCTGCCGGACGACACGTGGTTCTACCCCGGCCACGGGAAGGACTCGACGCTCGGCGCCGAGCGAGCGGCGCTGCCGGAGTGGCGGGCCCGCGGCTGGTGA
- a CDS encoding DedA family protein, producing MQDVLTVVRELPPVLVYLVAALLVATETAVIVGLVMPAEATLLLVGFLAYTGMLRLAPALVVMILAAVLGDALAFRSGRRHGARLRAGRWGARVGAARWARADAMLVRLGGRGVFVARWVAFARTLVPRLAGSAGMPYRRFAPWNLAGVVSWVGGSVLAGYLAGESYETVSHYLGRATGAVLLLILFIVAIVLVGRWLGRNPDPARSLLTRAVAAPPLRGLARRYGVLFFLLSMHIGPGWTLLTNLVAGLAVLFVIGLVLAWLLDLVVAQSGLSVVDHAIADWFTSRRTEGVADLAHGAIGALRGSVLILVVALVAAVLGWRTRPWRVDLVSVLGTVGAFVPLVVLTLVTDVTGPTRSTPVALFPAQNAVVAASLCTLAWLLARQSRWPMAVAAWTVAAVGVVTIGAARLYVGWSTASETVTSMLLGVLWTAVFMVAWATRDRAVRGAVPAEASPSATPAAATSAPAASRPAVGESVPAESAGPVPAERADRPAPGEANGPLHTAG from the coding sequence GTGCAGGATGTGTTGACGGTGGTGCGGGAGTTGCCACCGGTACTCGTGTATCTGGTCGCAGCGCTGCTCGTGGCCACCGAGACGGCGGTGATCGTCGGTCTGGTGATGCCGGCCGAGGCGACCCTGCTGCTGGTCGGCTTTCTGGCGTACACCGGAATGCTGCGGTTGGCACCGGCGCTGGTGGTGATGATTCTCGCAGCGGTGCTCGGTGACGCGTTGGCGTTCCGGAGCGGGCGACGGCACGGCGCACGGCTGCGGGCCGGCCGGTGGGGGGCCCGGGTCGGCGCGGCACGCTGGGCCCGGGCCGACGCGATGCTCGTCCGGCTCGGCGGGCGCGGGGTCTTCGTCGCCCGCTGGGTGGCCTTCGCCCGTACCCTGGTGCCCCGGCTCGCCGGCAGCGCCGGGATGCCGTACCGGCGGTTCGCGCCGTGGAACCTGGCCGGGGTGGTGAGCTGGGTCGGCGGGTCGGTGCTGGCCGGTTACCTGGCCGGTGAGTCGTACGAGACGGTCTCCCACTACCTGGGCAGGGCGACCGGTGCCGTACTGCTGCTGATCCTGTTCATCGTCGCGATCGTGCTGGTCGGCCGGTGGCTGGGGCGCAACCCGGACCCGGCGAGGTCCCTGCTGACCCGGGCCGTCGCGGCACCACCGCTGCGCGGGCTGGCCCGGCGGTACGGCGTGCTGTTCTTCCTGTTGTCCATGCACATCGGGCCCGGCTGGACCCTGCTGACCAACCTCGTGGCGGGGTTGGCGGTGCTGTTCGTGATCGGGCTCGTGCTGGCCTGGCTGCTCGACCTGGTGGTGGCGCAGAGCGGGCTGTCGGTGGTCGACCACGCGATCGCGGACTGGTTCACGTCGCGCCGGACCGAGGGGGTCGCCGACCTGGCGCACGGCGCGATCGGGGCACTCCGGGGCTCGGTGCTGATCCTGGTGGTGGCGCTGGTCGCCGCGGTGCTCGGCTGGCGTACCCGGCCGTGGCGGGTCGACCTGGTCAGCGTGCTGGGTACGGTCGGCGCCTTCGTACCGCTGGTGGTGCTGACCCTGGTCACCGATGTGACCGGGCCCACCCGGAGTACGCCGGTGGCGTTGTTTCCGGCCCAGAACGCGGTCGTCGCGGCCAGTCTGTGCACGCTGGCCTGGCTGCTGGCCCGGCAGAGCCGCTGGCCGATGGCGGTGGCGGCCTGGACGGTGGCGGCGGTCGGCGTGGTGACCATCGGGGCGGCCCGGCTCTACGTCGGCTGGAGCACGGCCAGTGAGACGGTCACCTCGATGCTGCTCGGCGTGCTCTGGACGGCGGTGTTCATGGTGGCCTGGGCGACCCGGGACCGGGCGGTACGCGGTGCCGTACCGGCGGAGGCGTCGCCGTCCGCCACGCCCGCCGCCGCCACCTCGGCCCCGGCCGCCTCCCGGCCCGCGGTGGGCGAGTCGGTGCCGGCGGAGTCGGCGGGTCCGGTGCCGGCGGAGCGTGCCGATCGGCCGGCGCCGGGCGAGGCCAACGGGCCGCTGCACACCGCCGGCTGA
- a CDS encoding GntR family transcriptional regulator, whose protein sequence is MVLAGERTEKVPLDGVAIDRDSPMPLYFQIAQQLEQAITSGALPAGGRLDNEIELADQLAVSRPTLRKAIETLVRQGLLVRRRGLGTVVMARPVRRPLALTSLFDDLTSTGRAPTTEVLEFGLGPADHDAAAALGVPEGTEVTVVERLRRADGEPLALMRNYLPPALVSVDRESLGAYGLYQLLRRQGVTLHLANQQVSARPARPREARLLGVPRNATVLTIARTTYDSAGRAVEYGAHCYLAARYSVEMTLVAR, encoded by the coding sequence GTGGTTCTCGCAGGTGAACGCACCGAGAAGGTCCCGTTGGACGGCGTCGCCATCGACCGCGACAGTCCGATGCCGCTCTACTTCCAGATCGCCCAGCAACTGGAACAGGCGATCACCAGCGGGGCACTGCCCGCCGGCGGCCGGCTCGACAACGAGATCGAGCTCGCCGACCAGCTCGCGGTCAGCCGACCGACCCTGCGCAAGGCGATCGAGACGCTGGTCCGACAGGGCCTGCTGGTGCGGCGGCGCGGGCTCGGCACCGTGGTGATGGCCCGGCCGGTACGCCGTCCACTCGCCCTCACCAGCCTCTTCGACGACCTGACCAGCACCGGGCGGGCGCCGACCACCGAGGTCCTCGAGTTCGGCCTCGGGCCGGCCGACCACGACGCGGCGGCGGCCCTGGGCGTACCCGAGGGCACCGAGGTGACCGTGGTCGAGCGACTGCGCCGGGCCGACGGCGAGCCGCTGGCGCTGATGCGCAACTACCTGCCGCCCGCACTGGTCAGCGTGGACCGGGAGAGTCTGGGCGCGTACGGCCTCTACCAACTGCTGCGCCGGCAGGGCGTGACCCTGCACCTGGCCAACCAGCAGGTCTCGGCCCGGCCGGCCCGTCCCCGGGAGGCTCGGCTGCTCGGGGTGCCCCGGAACGCCACCGTGCTCACCATCGCGCGGACCACGTACGACTCGGCCGGTCGCGCCGTCGAGTACGGCGCCCACTGCTACCTCGCGGCGCGCTACTCCGTCGAGATGACCCTGGTGGCCCGCTGA
- a CDS encoding cold-shock protein produces MATGTVKWFNSEKGFGFIEQDGGGPDVFVHYSAISSSGYRELNEGQKVEFDVTQGDKGPQAANVQPR; encoded by the coding sequence ATGGCAACCGGGACCGTGAAGTGGTTCAACTCGGAAAAGGGCTTCGGCTTCATCGAGCAGGATGGTGGGGGGCCCGACGTTTTCGTCCATTACTCGGCGATCTCGTCGTCCGGCTACCGAGAACTCAACGAGGGGCAGAAGGTCGAGTTTGACGTGACACAGGGCGACAAGGGTCCGCAGGCGGCGAACGTCCAGCCGCGCTGA
- a CDS encoding peptidoglycan recognition protein family protein has translation MRLLWLADVLRSAGLTVHEVGGWRSRGSTSFDPHGIICHETRGSLHSTDAGEIYVLLNGSATAPPPIAQLYLSRTGDWHVVASGRCNHVRVGWAGPFKGVGNSGLIGIEAQHALGEPWTDRQYDSYVRGVAALKRRTGWGVGGHKEHQPGGYGHPSVKTDPSFNMDTFRRDVAETSSGGENIMPALSDAEQEQLLKYAKDSNYILWQGAQKPDGSGRTDFRQYFYEIEDLLVTIKANQMTMLGKDWVNEQQIIDGVLTGLGSKDLDDAVAALKAAFGDRAAELAAKLAASA, from the coding sequence ATGAGACTGCTCTGGCTCGCCGACGTGCTCCGCTCCGCCGGGCTCACCGTCCACGAGGTCGGTGGATGGCGTAGCCGGGGGTCGACGTCCTTCGACCCACACGGGATCATCTGCCACGAAACCCGTGGCTCACTGCACTCCACCGACGCCGGTGAGATTTACGTCCTGCTCAACGGCTCCGCGACCGCGCCACCGCCGATCGCCCAGCTCTACCTGTCCCGTACCGGGGACTGGCACGTCGTCGCCTCCGGTCGGTGCAACCACGTCCGGGTCGGCTGGGCCGGGCCGTTCAAGGGAGTCGGCAACTCCGGGCTGATCGGCATCGAGGCGCAGCACGCCCTGGGTGAGCCGTGGACCGACCGGCAGTACGACTCGTACGTCCGCGGGGTGGCGGCGCTCAAGCGTCGTACCGGTTGGGGTGTGGGCGGGCACAAGGAACACCAGCCCGGCGGCTACGGGCACCCCAGCGTCAAGACCGATCCCAGCTTCAACATGGACACGTTCCGACGCGACGTCGCCGAAACATCGTCCGGAGGGGAAAACATCATGCCGGCACTGTCCGATGCGGAGCAGGAGCAGCTGCTCAAGTACGCCAAGGACTCCAACTACATCCTCTGGCAGGGTGCCCAGAAACCGGACGGCAGCGGCCGTACCGATTTCCGGCAGTACTTCTACGAGATCGAGGACCTGCTGGTCACGATCAAGGCCAATCAGATGACCATGCTCGGCAAGGACTGGGTGAACGAGCAGCAGATCATCGACGGTGTGCTCACCGGGCTGGGCTCGAAGGACCTGGACGACGCGGTCGCCGCGCTGAAGGCGGCCTTCGGGGACCGGGCCGCGGAACTGGCCGCGAAGTTGGCCGCCAGCGCCTGA
- a CDS encoding transcriptional regulator: MVPFPPPQQIAQTREVDALALINGQVDLRGYPFRHLAVVAGSNLSMPRTTGILIAVEILSQWGWELVSVTKPFESVDKLVAFLRRN; this comes from the coding sequence ATGGTCCCGTTCCCGCCTCCGCAGCAGATCGCGCAGACCCGCGAGGTTGACGCGTTGGCCCTGATCAATGGCCAGGTCGACCTCCGCGGCTACCCGTTCCGGCATCTCGCGGTCGTGGCGGGGAGCAACCTTTCGATGCCGCGGACGACAGGCATCCTGATCGCGGTGGAAATCCTCAGCCAGTGGGGCTGGGAACTGGTCAGCGTCACGAAGCCGTTCGAGTCGGTCGACAAGTTGGTCGCCTTCCTGCGCCGCAACTGA